A genomic stretch from Bos javanicus breed banteng chromosome 3, ARS-OSU_banteng_1.0, whole genome shotgun sequence includes:
- the ATXN7L2 gene encoding ataxin-7-like protein 2 isoform X8 produces MAVRERAAAAMAALERRVPSLDDFAGQSWSSWVERADLPAADGAELEESNKNPKKLDAMTLIKEERRHGPLSKLYTRAPPPPPAPASSQKCHVVNGQGPACRGPGSTKTSSREKGQGSRSRGHQPPEKTQKDNLCLFVPVVNLEKMSSLPKPDGHGIRVAPPSAFLSQPGGLTKDSPGKNPMASPSKELPGRESIEIAPSEGPSHRTEGSPSEKEPGGAKLPPKTHRKMARKECDLNRQCGVINPETKKICTRLLTCKIHSVHQRREVQGRAKDFDVLVAELKANSRKGESPKEKSPGRKEAALERPSQEPPASVQLVAAAAAPSGAFSARAKPTYPYCALPRSRASSESELDDEGPCGDGDPGLFPFPLPRGGAQASSEESEEEGTSDELHLPTDCHYANRPPRPQAFCTFGSRLVSPGCYVFSRRLDRFCSALSSMLERHLSSHMWKKIPPAAEPPSHLVSSLPSAPLSPSPTGSSPRLPGPPPRPTCPASTPPTKDSLVPSYPAGSPNVAAACSQAECIGGSQAITSPLPANTPSPSFSKLPPSKASKSSKGKDRLEVEAPSRKRKLSPGPTTFKRTCILEPTGKGKPSGCRGLTAKTKPALGLGLNGTVGPRVKRAGPLDCRGSPHQPPTPVKASQLDSQGVAGHAAKALPTNCLSEEEVAKKRKNLATYCRPVKAKHCQAGAPTDAACSVRRKKPGPALAFEEKCSTLQVPARLPEDRGRERVRMDEVGVPSRNLTERGA; encoded by the exons ATGGCGGTGCGTGAACGCGCGGCGGCAGCAATGGCCGCTCTGGAGCGGCGGGTGCCGAGTCTCGATGACTTCGCGGGACAGAGCTGGAGCTCGTGGGTGGAGCGGGCCGATCTGCCCGCGGCCGATG gggctgaGTTGGAGGAGAGTAACAAAAACCCGAAGAAGTTGGATGCCATGACCCTCATTAAAGAAG AAAGAAGACATGGGCCCCTCAGCAAGCTCTACACCCGggccccacctccacctccagcccctgCCAGCTCTCAGAAATGCCATGTAGTGAATGGGCAGGGCCCTGCTTGTAGGGGCCCAGGTTCTACCAAAACCTCCTCCAGGGAGAAGGGCCAGGGGTCTCGCAGCCGTGGCCATCAGCCTCCTGAGAAGACCCAGAAGGACAACCTCTG CCTTTTCGTGCCTGTGGTGAATCTGGAGAAGATGTCCAGTCTTCCGAAGCCCGATGGACATGGAATCAGGGTGGCCCCGCCCTCTGCTTTCCTCAGCCAGCCAGGCGGCCTCACCAAGGACTCCcctggaaaaaatcccatggcATCCCCTTCTAAAGAACTTCCTGGCAGAGAGAGCATCGAGATAGCCCCCAGCGAGGGTCCCAGTCACCGGACTGAAGGCAGCCCTTCtgaaaaggagcctggtggggccaaGCTGCCCCCTAAAACCCACCGCAAGATGGCTC GGAAGGAGTGCGACCTCAACAGGCAGTGTGGGGTAATAAATCCAGAGACCAAAAAGATCTGTACCCGCCTTCTCACCTGCAAG ATCCACTCGGTGCACCAGCGCCGGGAGGTCCAGGGCCGAGCCAAGGACTTTGACGTGCTGGTGGCAGAGCTGAAGGCCAATTCCCGCAAAGGGGAGTCTCCCAAGGAGAAGAGCCCAGGGCGCAAGGAGGCAGCTCTCGAGCGCCCCTCCCAGGAGCCCCCCGCCTCAGTCCAACTTgtggcagcagcagctgctcccaGCGGCGCCTTCTCTGCTCGTGCCAAGCCGACCTACCCCTACTGTGCACTGCCCAG GTCCCGGGCTTCCTCTGAGAGTGAGTTGGATGATGAAGGCCCTTGTGGTGATGGGGATCCAGGCCTGttccccttccccctgccccGGGGTGGGGCCCAGGCCTCCAGTGAGGAGAGTGAGGAGGAGGGGACATCTGATGAACTCCACCTCCCCACTGACTGCCATTATGCAAACCGGCCTCCTCGGCCACAGGCG TTCTGCACCTTTGGGAGCCGGCTGGTGAGTCCAGGATGCTACGTGTTTAGCCGCCGGCTGGACCGGTTCTGCTCGGCCCTGAGCTCCATGCTGGAACGGCACCTCAGCTCCCACATGTGGAA GAAGATCCCACCGGCGGCTGAGCCTCCATCCCACCTTGTCAGCTCCCTCCCATCTGCTCCCCTGAGTCCATCCCCTACGGGCAGCAGCCCTCGCCTTCCAGGCCCACCTCCCAGACCCACCTGCCCCGCCTCCACGCCCCCCACCAAGGACAGCCTTGTCCCCAGCTACCCTGCAGGCTCCCCCAACGTGGCAGCCGCCTGTAGTCAGGCGGAGTGCATAGGCGGGAGCCAGGCCATCACCTCACCACTGCCTGCCAACACGCCATCCCCGTCGTTCAGCAAGCTCCCACCTTCCAAGGCCAGCAAGTCGTCCAAAGGCAAGGACAGGCTTGAGGTGGAGGCTCCTTCTCGAAAGCGAAAGTTATCGCCCGGCCCCACCACTTTCAAACGGACTTGCATCCTGGAGCCCACTGGAAAAGGCAAGCCCTCTGGATGCCGGGGCCTCACAGCCAAGACTAAACCTGCTCTGGGCCTGGGGCTTAATGGGACGGTGGGGCCAAGAGTGAAGAGGGCAGGGCCTCTGGACTGTCGGGGTTCCCCTCATCAGCCCCCCACGCCAGTCAAGGCCTCTCAGCTGGACAGCCAGGGGGTGGCTGGACATGCGGCCAAGGCGCTGCCGACCAACTGCCTCTCTGAGGAGGAGGTAGCCAAGAAGCGGAAAAACCTGGCCACTTACTGCCGGCCAGTGAAGGCCAAGCACTGCCAGGCCGGTGCCCCTACTGACGCGGCCTGCTCTGTGCGCCGCAAGAAGCCGGGTCCGGCCCTGGCCTTTGAGGAGAAGTGTTCTACACTGCAGGTACCAGCCCGGCTCCCTGAAGATCGGGGGCGGGAAAGGGTCAGGATGGATGAGGTTGGCGTGCCCAGCAGGAACCTGACAGAAAGAGGTGCCTAA
- the ATXN7L2 gene encoding ataxin-7-like protein 2 isoform X7: MAVRERAAAAMAALERRVPSLDDFAGQSWSSWVERADLPAADGAELEESNKNPKKLDAMTLIKEDMSIFGHCPAHDDFYLVVCNHCSQVVKPQAFQKHCERRHGPLSKLYTRAPPPPPAPASSQKCHVVNGQGPACRGPGSTKTSSREKGQGSRSRGHQPPEKTQKDNLCQPGGLTKDSPGKNPMASPSKELPGRESIEIAPSEGPSHRTEGSPSEKEPGGAKLPPKTHRKMARKECDLNRQCGVINPETKKICTRLLTCKIHSVHQRREVQGRAKDFDVLVAELKANSRKGESPKEKSPGRKEAALERPSQEPPASVQLVAAAAAPSGAFSARAKPTYPYCALPRSRASSESELDDEGPCGDGDPGLFPFPLPRGGAQASSEESEEEGTSDELHLPTDCHYANRPPRPQAFCTFGSRLVSPGCYVFSRRLDRFCSALSSMLERHLSSHMWKKIPPAAEPPSHLVSSLPSAPLSPSPTGSSPRLPGPPPRPTCPASTPPTKDSLVPSYPAGSPNVAAACSQAECIGGSQAITSPLPANTPSPSFSKLPPSKASKSSKGKDRLEVEAPSRKRKLSPGPTTFKRTCILEPTGKGKPSGCRGLTAKTKPALGLGLNGTVGPRVKRAGPLDCRGSPHQPPTPVKASQLDSQGVAGHAAKALPTNCLSEEEVAKKRKNLATYCRPVKAKHCQAGAPTDAACSVRRKKPGPALAFEEKCSTLQVPARLPEDRGRERVRMDEVGVPSRNLTERGA, from the exons ATGGCGGTGCGTGAACGCGCGGCGGCAGCAATGGCCGCTCTGGAGCGGCGGGTGCCGAGTCTCGATGACTTCGCGGGACAGAGCTGGAGCTCGTGGGTGGAGCGGGCCGATCTGCCCGCGGCCGATG gggctgaGTTGGAGGAGAGTAACAAAAACCCGAAGAAGTTGGATGCCATGACCCTCATTAAAGAAG ACATGTCCATCTTCGGGCACTGCCCTGCCCATGACGACTTCTATTTGGTTGTATGTAACCATTGCAGCCAAGTGGTGAAGCCTCAAGCTTTCCAGAAGCACTGCG AAAGAAGACATGGGCCCCTCAGCAAGCTCTACACCCGggccccacctccacctccagcccctgCCAGCTCTCAGAAATGCCATGTAGTGAATGGGCAGGGCCCTGCTTGTAGGGGCCCAGGTTCTACCAAAACCTCCTCCAGGGAGAAGGGCCAGGGGTCTCGCAGCCGTGGCCATCAGCCTCCTGAGAAGACCCAGAAGGACAACCTCTG CCAGCCAGGCGGCCTCACCAAGGACTCCcctggaaaaaatcccatggcATCCCCTTCTAAAGAACTTCCTGGCAGAGAGAGCATCGAGATAGCCCCCAGCGAGGGTCCCAGTCACCGGACTGAAGGCAGCCCTTCtgaaaaggagcctggtggggccaaGCTGCCCCCTAAAACCCACCGCAAGATGGCTC GGAAGGAGTGCGACCTCAACAGGCAGTGTGGGGTAATAAATCCAGAGACCAAAAAGATCTGTACCCGCCTTCTCACCTGCAAG ATCCACTCGGTGCACCAGCGCCGGGAGGTCCAGGGCCGAGCCAAGGACTTTGACGTGCTGGTGGCAGAGCTGAAGGCCAATTCCCGCAAAGGGGAGTCTCCCAAGGAGAAGAGCCCAGGGCGCAAGGAGGCAGCTCTCGAGCGCCCCTCCCAGGAGCCCCCCGCCTCAGTCCAACTTgtggcagcagcagctgctcccaGCGGCGCCTTCTCTGCTCGTGCCAAGCCGACCTACCCCTACTGTGCACTGCCCAG GTCCCGGGCTTCCTCTGAGAGTGAGTTGGATGATGAAGGCCCTTGTGGTGATGGGGATCCAGGCCTGttccccttccccctgccccGGGGTGGGGCCCAGGCCTCCAGTGAGGAGAGTGAGGAGGAGGGGACATCTGATGAACTCCACCTCCCCACTGACTGCCATTATGCAAACCGGCCTCCTCGGCCACAGGCG TTCTGCACCTTTGGGAGCCGGCTGGTGAGTCCAGGATGCTACGTGTTTAGCCGCCGGCTGGACCGGTTCTGCTCGGCCCTGAGCTCCATGCTGGAACGGCACCTCAGCTCCCACATGTGGAA GAAGATCCCACCGGCGGCTGAGCCTCCATCCCACCTTGTCAGCTCCCTCCCATCTGCTCCCCTGAGTCCATCCCCTACGGGCAGCAGCCCTCGCCTTCCAGGCCCACCTCCCAGACCCACCTGCCCCGCCTCCACGCCCCCCACCAAGGACAGCCTTGTCCCCAGCTACCCTGCAGGCTCCCCCAACGTGGCAGCCGCCTGTAGTCAGGCGGAGTGCATAGGCGGGAGCCAGGCCATCACCTCACCACTGCCTGCCAACACGCCATCCCCGTCGTTCAGCAAGCTCCCACCTTCCAAGGCCAGCAAGTCGTCCAAAGGCAAGGACAGGCTTGAGGTGGAGGCTCCTTCTCGAAAGCGAAAGTTATCGCCCGGCCCCACCACTTTCAAACGGACTTGCATCCTGGAGCCCACTGGAAAAGGCAAGCCCTCTGGATGCCGGGGCCTCACAGCCAAGACTAAACCTGCTCTGGGCCTGGGGCTTAATGGGACGGTGGGGCCAAGAGTGAAGAGGGCAGGGCCTCTGGACTGTCGGGGTTCCCCTCATCAGCCCCCCACGCCAGTCAAGGCCTCTCAGCTGGACAGCCAGGGGGTGGCTGGACATGCGGCCAAGGCGCTGCCGACCAACTGCCTCTCTGAGGAGGAGGTAGCCAAGAAGCGGAAAAACCTGGCCACTTACTGCCGGCCAGTGAAGGCCAAGCACTGCCAGGCCGGTGCCCCTACTGACGCGGCCTGCTCTGTGCGCCGCAAGAAGCCGGGTCCGGCCCTGGCCTTTGAGGAGAAGTGTTCTACACTGCAGGTACCAGCCCGGCTCCCTGAAGATCGGGGGCGGGAAAGGGTCAGGATGGATGAGGTTGGCGTGCCCAGCAGGAACCTGACAGAAAGAGGTGCCTAA
- the ATXN7L2 gene encoding ataxin-7-like protein 2 isoform X2, with the protein MAVRERAAAAMAALERRVPSLDDFAGQSWSSWVERADLPAADGAELEESNKNPKKLDAMTLIKEDMSIFGHCPAHDDFYLVVCNHCSQVVKPQAFQKHCERRHGPLSKLYTRAPPPPPAPASSQKCHVVNGQGPACRGPGSTKTSSREKGQGSRSRGHQPPEKTQKDNLCLFVPVVNLEKMSSLPKPDGHGIRVAPPSAFLSQPGGLTKDSPGKNPMASPSKELPGRESIEIAPSEGPSHRTEGSPSEKEPGGAKLPPKTHRKMARKECDLNRQCGVINPETKKICTRLLTCKIHSVHQRREVQGRAKDFDVLVAELKANSRKGESPKEKSPGRKEAALERPSQEPPASVQLVAAAAAPSGAFSARAKPTYPYCALPRSRASSESELDDEGPCGDGDPGLFPFPLPRGGAQASSEESEEEGTSDELHLPTDCHYANRPPRPQAFCTFGSRLVSPGCYVFSRRLDRFCSALSSMLERHLSSHMWKKIPPAAEPPSHLVSSLPSAPLSPSPTGSSPRLPGPPPRPTCPASTPPTKDSLVPSYPAGSPNVAAACSQAECIGGSQAITSPLPANTPSPSFSKLPPSKASKSSKGKDRLEVEAPSRKRKLSPGPTTFKRTCILEPTGKGKPSGCRGLTAKTKPALGLGLNGTVGPRVKRAGPLDCRGSPHQPPTPVKASQLDSQGVAGHAAKALPTNCLSEEEVAKKRKNLATYCRPVKAKHCQAGAPTDAACSVRRKKPGPALAFEEKCSTLQVPARLPEDRGRERVRMDEVGVPSRNLTERGA; encoded by the exons ATGGCGGTGCGTGAACGCGCGGCGGCAGCAATGGCCGCTCTGGAGCGGCGGGTGCCGAGTCTCGATGACTTCGCGGGACAGAGCTGGAGCTCGTGGGTGGAGCGGGCCGATCTGCCCGCGGCCGATG gggctgaGTTGGAGGAGAGTAACAAAAACCCGAAGAAGTTGGATGCCATGACCCTCATTAAAGAAG ACATGTCCATCTTCGGGCACTGCCCTGCCCATGACGACTTCTATTTGGTTGTATGTAACCATTGCAGCCAAGTGGTGAAGCCTCAAGCTTTCCAGAAGCACTGCG AAAGAAGACATGGGCCCCTCAGCAAGCTCTACACCCGggccccacctccacctccagcccctgCCAGCTCTCAGAAATGCCATGTAGTGAATGGGCAGGGCCCTGCTTGTAGGGGCCCAGGTTCTACCAAAACCTCCTCCAGGGAGAAGGGCCAGGGGTCTCGCAGCCGTGGCCATCAGCCTCCTGAGAAGACCCAGAAGGACAACCTCTG CCTTTTCGTGCCTGTGGTGAATCTGGAGAAGATGTCCAGTCTTCCGAAGCCCGATGGACATGGAATCAGGGTGGCCCCGCCCTCTGCTTTCCTCAGCCAGCCAGGCGGCCTCACCAAGGACTCCcctggaaaaaatcccatggcATCCCCTTCTAAAGAACTTCCTGGCAGAGAGAGCATCGAGATAGCCCCCAGCGAGGGTCCCAGTCACCGGACTGAAGGCAGCCCTTCtgaaaaggagcctggtggggccaaGCTGCCCCCTAAAACCCACCGCAAGATGGCTC GGAAGGAGTGCGACCTCAACAGGCAGTGTGGGGTAATAAATCCAGAGACCAAAAAGATCTGTACCCGCCTTCTCACCTGCAAG ATCCACTCGGTGCACCAGCGCCGGGAGGTCCAGGGCCGAGCCAAGGACTTTGACGTGCTGGTGGCAGAGCTGAAGGCCAATTCCCGCAAAGGGGAGTCTCCCAAGGAGAAGAGCCCAGGGCGCAAGGAGGCAGCTCTCGAGCGCCCCTCCCAGGAGCCCCCCGCCTCAGTCCAACTTgtggcagcagcagctgctcccaGCGGCGCCTTCTCTGCTCGTGCCAAGCCGACCTACCCCTACTGTGCACTGCCCAG GTCCCGGGCTTCCTCTGAGAGTGAGTTGGATGATGAAGGCCCTTGTGGTGATGGGGATCCAGGCCTGttccccttccccctgccccGGGGTGGGGCCCAGGCCTCCAGTGAGGAGAGTGAGGAGGAGGGGACATCTGATGAACTCCACCTCCCCACTGACTGCCATTATGCAAACCGGCCTCCTCGGCCACAGGCG TTCTGCACCTTTGGGAGCCGGCTGGTGAGTCCAGGATGCTACGTGTTTAGCCGCCGGCTGGACCGGTTCTGCTCGGCCCTGAGCTCCATGCTGGAACGGCACCTCAGCTCCCACATGTGGAA GAAGATCCCACCGGCGGCTGAGCCTCCATCCCACCTTGTCAGCTCCCTCCCATCTGCTCCCCTGAGTCCATCCCCTACGGGCAGCAGCCCTCGCCTTCCAGGCCCACCTCCCAGACCCACCTGCCCCGCCTCCACGCCCCCCACCAAGGACAGCCTTGTCCCCAGCTACCCTGCAGGCTCCCCCAACGTGGCAGCCGCCTGTAGTCAGGCGGAGTGCATAGGCGGGAGCCAGGCCATCACCTCACCACTGCCTGCCAACACGCCATCCCCGTCGTTCAGCAAGCTCCCACCTTCCAAGGCCAGCAAGTCGTCCAAAGGCAAGGACAGGCTTGAGGTGGAGGCTCCTTCTCGAAAGCGAAAGTTATCGCCCGGCCCCACCACTTTCAAACGGACTTGCATCCTGGAGCCCACTGGAAAAGGCAAGCCCTCTGGATGCCGGGGCCTCACAGCCAAGACTAAACCTGCTCTGGGCCTGGGGCTTAATGGGACGGTGGGGCCAAGAGTGAAGAGGGCAGGGCCTCTGGACTGTCGGGGTTCCCCTCATCAGCCCCCCACGCCAGTCAAGGCCTCTCAGCTGGACAGCCAGGGGGTGGCTGGACATGCGGCCAAGGCGCTGCCGACCAACTGCCTCTCTGAGGAGGAGGTAGCCAAGAAGCGGAAAAACCTGGCCACTTACTGCCGGCCAGTGAAGGCCAAGCACTGCCAGGCCGGTGCCCCTACTGACGCGGCCTGCTCTGTGCGCCGCAAGAAGCCGGGTCCGGCCCTGGCCTTTGAGGAGAAGTGTTCTACACTGCAGGTACCAGCCCGGCTCCCTGAAGATCGGGGGCGGGAAAGGGTCAGGATGGATGAGGTTGGCGTGCCCAGCAGGAACCTGACAGAAAGAGGTGCCTAA
- the ATXN7L2 gene encoding ataxin-7-like protein 2 isoform X6 encodes MVLWVVLSTGCLSRGRGFLLLGHSTWSGWRWASGMGVVLLSCVSPPGAELEESNKNPKKLDAMTLIKEERRHGPLSKLYTRAPPPPPAPASSQKCHVVNGQGPACRGPGSTKTSSREKGQGSRSRGHQPPEKTQKDNLCLFVPVVNLEKMSSLPKPDGHGIRVAPPSAFLSQPGGLTKDSPGKNPMASPSKELPGRESIEIAPSEGPSHRTEGSPSEKEPGGAKLPPKTHRKMARKECDLNRQCGVINPETKKICTRLLTCKIHSVHQRREVQGRAKDFDVLVAELKANSRKGESPKEKSPGRKEAALERPSQEPPASVQLVAAAAAPSGAFSARAKPTYPYCALPRSRASSESELDDEGPCGDGDPGLFPFPLPRGGAQASSEESEEEGTSDELHLPTDCHYANRPPRPQAFCTFGSRLVSPGCYVFSRRLDRFCSALSSMLERHLSSHMWKKIPPAAEPPSHLVSSLPSAPLSPSPTGSSPRLPGPPPRPTCPASTPPTKDSLVPSYPAGSPNVAAACSQAECIGGSQAITSPLPANTPSPSFSKLPPSKASKSSKGKDRLEVEAPSRKRKLSPGPTTFKRTCILEPTGKGKPSGCRGLTAKTKPALGLGLNGTVGPRVKRAGPLDCRGSPHQPPTPVKASQLDSQGVAGHAAKALPTNCLSEEEVAKKRKNLATYCRPVKAKHCQAGAPTDAACSVRRKKPGPALAFEEKCSTLQVPARLPEDRGRERVRMDEVGVPSRNLTERGA; translated from the exons ATGGTTCTCTGGGTGGTCCTGAGCACCGGGTGCTTGTCAAGAGGCAGGGGCTTCCTCCTGCTTGGCCACAGCACCTGGTCGGGTTGGAGATGGGCGTCTGGGATGGGAGTGGTCCTTCTGAGCTgtgtttctcctccaggggctgaGTTGGAGGAGAGTAACAAAAACCCGAAGAAGTTGGATGCCATGACCCTCATTAAAGAAG AAAGAAGACATGGGCCCCTCAGCAAGCTCTACACCCGggccccacctccacctccagcccctgCCAGCTCTCAGAAATGCCATGTAGTGAATGGGCAGGGCCCTGCTTGTAGGGGCCCAGGTTCTACCAAAACCTCCTCCAGGGAGAAGGGCCAGGGGTCTCGCAGCCGTGGCCATCAGCCTCCTGAGAAGACCCAGAAGGACAACCTCTG CCTTTTCGTGCCTGTGGTGAATCTGGAGAAGATGTCCAGTCTTCCGAAGCCCGATGGACATGGAATCAGGGTGGCCCCGCCCTCTGCTTTCCTCAGCCAGCCAGGCGGCCTCACCAAGGACTCCcctggaaaaaatcccatggcATCCCCTTCTAAAGAACTTCCTGGCAGAGAGAGCATCGAGATAGCCCCCAGCGAGGGTCCCAGTCACCGGACTGAAGGCAGCCCTTCtgaaaaggagcctggtggggccaaGCTGCCCCCTAAAACCCACCGCAAGATGGCTC GGAAGGAGTGCGACCTCAACAGGCAGTGTGGGGTAATAAATCCAGAGACCAAAAAGATCTGTACCCGCCTTCTCACCTGCAAG ATCCACTCGGTGCACCAGCGCCGGGAGGTCCAGGGCCGAGCCAAGGACTTTGACGTGCTGGTGGCAGAGCTGAAGGCCAATTCCCGCAAAGGGGAGTCTCCCAAGGAGAAGAGCCCAGGGCGCAAGGAGGCAGCTCTCGAGCGCCCCTCCCAGGAGCCCCCCGCCTCAGTCCAACTTgtggcagcagcagctgctcccaGCGGCGCCTTCTCTGCTCGTGCCAAGCCGACCTACCCCTACTGTGCACTGCCCAG GTCCCGGGCTTCCTCTGAGAGTGAGTTGGATGATGAAGGCCCTTGTGGTGATGGGGATCCAGGCCTGttccccttccccctgccccGGGGTGGGGCCCAGGCCTCCAGTGAGGAGAGTGAGGAGGAGGGGACATCTGATGAACTCCACCTCCCCACTGACTGCCATTATGCAAACCGGCCTCCTCGGCCACAGGCG TTCTGCACCTTTGGGAGCCGGCTGGTGAGTCCAGGATGCTACGTGTTTAGCCGCCGGCTGGACCGGTTCTGCTCGGCCCTGAGCTCCATGCTGGAACGGCACCTCAGCTCCCACATGTGGAA GAAGATCCCACCGGCGGCTGAGCCTCCATCCCACCTTGTCAGCTCCCTCCCATCTGCTCCCCTGAGTCCATCCCCTACGGGCAGCAGCCCTCGCCTTCCAGGCCCACCTCCCAGACCCACCTGCCCCGCCTCCACGCCCCCCACCAAGGACAGCCTTGTCCCCAGCTACCCTGCAGGCTCCCCCAACGTGGCAGCCGCCTGTAGTCAGGCGGAGTGCATAGGCGGGAGCCAGGCCATCACCTCACCACTGCCTGCCAACACGCCATCCCCGTCGTTCAGCAAGCTCCCACCTTCCAAGGCCAGCAAGTCGTCCAAAGGCAAGGACAGGCTTGAGGTGGAGGCTCCTTCTCGAAAGCGAAAGTTATCGCCCGGCCCCACCACTTTCAAACGGACTTGCATCCTGGAGCCCACTGGAAAAGGCAAGCCCTCTGGATGCCGGGGCCTCACAGCCAAGACTAAACCTGCTCTGGGCCTGGGGCTTAATGGGACGGTGGGGCCAAGAGTGAAGAGGGCAGGGCCTCTGGACTGTCGGGGTTCCCCTCATCAGCCCCCCACGCCAGTCAAGGCCTCTCAGCTGGACAGCCAGGGGGTGGCTGGACATGCGGCCAAGGCGCTGCCGACCAACTGCCTCTCTGAGGAGGAGGTAGCCAAGAAGCGGAAAAACCTGGCCACTTACTGCCGGCCAGTGAAGGCCAAGCACTGCCAGGCCGGTGCCCCTACTGACGCGGCCTGCTCTGTGCGCCGCAAGAAGCCGGGTCCGGCCCTGGCCTTTGAGGAGAAGTGTTCTACACTGCAGGTACCAGCCCGGCTCCCTGAAGATCGGGGGCGGGAAAGGGTCAGGATGGATGAGGTTGGCGTGCCCAGCAGGAACCTGACAGAAAGAGGTGCCTAA